A single genomic interval of Equus quagga isolate Etosha38 chromosome 19, UCLA_HA_Equagga_1.0, whole genome shotgun sequence harbors:
- the APOBEC3H gene encoding DNA dC->dU-editing enzyme APOBEC-3H isoform X2 — translation MTKEGRRFFLCPRQVHILQVHSRAPHPQLRPQYMTSGLCPLTFFLSVWDPPQKKRHAEIRFIDKINSLGLDQDQSYEITCYVTWSPCATCACKLIKFTRKFPNLSLRIFVSRLYYHWFRQNQQGLRQLWASSIPVVVMGYQEFADCWENFADNRGNPFQSWEKLTEYSKGIKRRLQKILEPLKLNGLEDAMGNLKLGSVDLG, via the exons ATgacgaaggaaggaaggaggttcTTTCTCTGTCCTAGGCAAGTTCACATACTCCAAGTCCACAGCAGAGCCCCTCATCCCCAACTCCGCCCTCAGTACATgacctctggcctctgccctctaaccttctttctctctgtctgggACCCTCCCCAGAAAAAGCGCCATGCAGAGATTCGCTTTATTGACAAGATCAACTCACTGGGCCTAGACCAAGACCAGAGCTACGAAATCACCTGCTATGTCACGTGGAGCCCCTGCGCCACCTGTGCCTGCAAGCTGATTAAGTTCACCAGAAAATTCCCCAACCTGAGCCTGCGGATCTTCGTCTCCCGCCTCTACTACCACTGGTTCAGGCAGAATCAGCAGGGGCTGCGACAGCTGTGGGCATCCAGCATCCCCGTGGTTGTCATGGGTTACCAAG AGTTTGCTGACTGCTGGGAAAACTTTGCAGACAACAGGGGAAACCCTTTCCAGAGCTGGGAGAAGCTTACAGAATACAGTAAAGGCATAAAGCGACGGCTCCAGAAGATCCTGGAG CCCTTGAAGCTGAATGGTTTAGAGGACGCCATGGGAAATCTGAAACTTGGGTCGGTTGACCTCGGGTAA
- the APOBEC3H gene encoding DNA dC->dU-editing enzyme APOBEC-3H isoform X1, with amino-acid sequence MDPQAPTQRGGLGQAYQGGDYVQAPGNGNTQHLLSEDVFKKQFGNQRRVTKPYYRRKTYVCYQLKLLRGPKIAKGYFRNKKKRHAEIRFIDKINSLGLDQDQSYEITCYVTWSPCATCACKLIKFTRKFPNLSLRIFVSRLYYHWFRQNQQGLRQLWASSIPVVVMGYQEFADCWENFADNRGNPFQSWEKLTEYSKGIKRRLQKILEPLKLNGLEDAMGNLKLGSVDLG; translated from the exons ATGGACCCCCAGGCCCCGACACAAAGGGGAGGCCTGGGTCAAGCCTACCAAGGCGGGGACTATGTCCAGGCTCCCGGGAACGG AAACACACAGCATCTGCTAAGTGAGGATGTATTCAAAAAGCAGTTTGGCAACCAGCGCCGGGTCACCAAGCCCTACTACCGGAGAAAGACCTACGTGTGCTACCAGCTGAAGCTGCTCCGTGGCCCCAAGATTGCCAAAGGCTACTTTCGAAACAAG AAAAAGCGCCATGCAGAGATTCGCTTTATTGACAAGATCAACTCACTGGGCCTAGACCAAGACCAGAGCTACGAAATCACCTGCTATGTCACGTGGAGCCCCTGCGCCACCTGTGCCTGCAAGCTGATTAAGTTCACCAGAAAATTCCCCAACCTGAGCCTGCGGATCTTCGTCTCCCGCCTCTACTACCACTGGTTCAGGCAGAATCAGCAGGGGCTGCGACAGCTGTGGGCATCCAGCATCCCCGTGGTTGTCATGGGTTACCAAG AGTTTGCTGACTGCTGGGAAAACTTTGCAGACAACAGGGGAAACCCTTTCCAGAGCTGGGAGAAGCTTACAGAATACAGTAAAGGCATAAAGCGACGGCTCCAGAAGATCCTGGAG CCCTTGAAGCTGAATGGTTTAGAGGACGCCATGGGAAATCTGAAACTTGGGTCGGTTGACCTCGGGTAA